CAGCAGCGCCATGCCGGGGGCTTCGTAGATGCCGCGCGACTTGGCCTCGATGATGCGGTTCTCGATCTGGTCCGAGACGCCGAGCCCGTGACGGCCGCCGATCTCGTTGGTCTTCATCATCAGGTCGACGATCGAGTCGAAGCGCTCCCCGTTGATGGCGACCGGCCGGCCCTGCTCGAATTCCAGCGTCACCTCTTCGGTGGGCACCTCGACGTCGTCGCGCCAGGCGGCCACGCCCATGATCGGGTCGACGATGTCCAGGCCCTGGTTGAGGTGCTCGAGCACCTTCGCCTCGTGGGTGGCGCCCAGGATGTTCGCGTCGGTCGAGTAGGCCTTCTCGGTGGAGTCACGGTACGGCAGGTCCCGCGCAAGCAGCCATTCGCTCATCTCGGTGCGGCCACCGAGCTCTTCGACGAAGTCGGTGTCGAGCCACGGCTTGTAGATCTGCAGGCCCGGGTTGGCCATCAGCCCGTAGCGGTAGAACCGCTCGATGTCGTTGCCCTTGTAGGTGGAGCCGTCGCCCCAGATGTTGACGCCGTCCTCTTTCATGGCGCGGACCAGCAGCATGCCGGTCACGACGCGCCCGAGCGGCGTGGTGTTGAAGTACACCTTGCCCGCGGTGCGGATGTGGAACGCACCGCACTGCAACGCGGCGATACCCTCCTCGACCAGCGCCTCCCGGCAATCGACCAGCCGGGACAGCTCGGCGCCGTACTGCAGCGCGCGACCGGGAACCGAGTCGATGTCCGGCTCGTCGTACTGACCGAGATTGGCGGTGTAGGTGCAGGGAACGGCCCCCTTCTCCCGCATCCAGGCGACGGCGACGGAGGTGTCAAGGCCGCCGGAGAAGGCGATACCGACACGCTCACCAATGGGCAGCGAGCTCAGGACTTTCGACATGCGACCAGCATAAATGTCGACCCTCCGGGGCGGCGAATCACCCTGCTCGGGCGACGCTGCGGTCTGTTCCCGGTACCAGATTTACCAGGTCATGTTTCTGAAGAAGAACCAGCTGGAAGCGCTCATCCAGCGAAGCCTACGAGGCCAAACTCGGCTCCTCCTTACTTCCGCGTTCGGCTCGATCGCGCGACTCCGCTCCAGACCGCGTACATGAGGGCCTTGGCCGAACTCGGCCCGGAACCGCAGACCGCACGCGATGTCGCGCGGATCTTGCGGCGCGAGTCCTCCCAACTCGGTCCGACCTGCGCCGTGCGGCCCTCATTTCAAAAGTTACTGCGCTTTATGGGAAACAGATAACGCCGAGGTGAGCCACACGACACGAGACTGCTGTGCCCGTCAGAACTCCTCGTCGAGGAACGCGGCGTAAGCGGGCAGATCGAGCTGACCGTGTCCGGACAGTCCGATCACCACCACCTCTTCGGTGTCGCTGTTCGCCACGTGCGCCGCGCAGGCGGCGATGGCGTGCGTGGATTCCGGCGCCGGCACGATGCCCTGGGTCCGCGCGAACTGCACGCCCGCGCTGAACGCGTCGTGCTGGCTGATCGCGGTGCCCTCGACCAGACCCAGCTCCACCGTGTGGCTCAGCGCCGGTGCCATGCCGTGGTAGCGGAGGCCGCCCGCGTGGATCGGGTCGGGCACGAAGTCCATGCCGAGGGTGTGCATCTTCAGCAGCGGGGTCAGGCCGGCCACGTCACCGTGGTCGTACCGGTACTCGCCCTGGGTGATCGACGGGCAGGCGGCCGGCTCGGCGGCCACGATGCGCGGGTTGCTGCGGCCGTGGATCTTCTCCCGCAGGAACGGGAACGAGAGGCCGGCGAGGTTGGATCCGCCTCCGGCACAACCGAAGACGACGTCCGCACCGCCGGGCTCCACCGCGTACAGCTGCTCGACGGCCTCCTGGCCGATCACGCTCTGGTGCAGCACCACGTGGTTGAGCACACTGCCGAGGGCGTAGCGCGTGTCGTCGTTCTGCGCCGCCACCTCCACCGCCTCGCTGACGGCCATGCCGAGGCTGCCGGTGGTGTTCGGGTCCTTCGCCAGCATGGCCCGGCCGGACTCGGTGAGATCCGACGGGCTCGGGTGCAGCGTGCCGCCGTAGGTGCGGATCAGGTAGCCGCGGTAGGGCTTGGAGTCGTACGACGCTCGCACCTGCCACACCTCGACGTCGATCCCGAACTGCGCGCCGGCGAACGCCAGGGCGCTGCCCCACTGACCGGCGCCGGTCTCCGTAGTGAGCTTCTTGACGCCGTCGACGCTGTTGTAATACGCCTGCGCCACCGCGGAATTCGTCTTGTGGCTGCCGACCGGGCTCACGCCCTCGTACTTCACGTAGATGCGCGCCTTGGTGTTCAGCGCCTTCTCGAAGTTGCGGGCGCGGAACAGCGGCGACGGCCGCCACATCTTGTAGATCTCGCGCACCGCCTCGGGGATCTCGACGTAGACCTCGCCGGTCACCTCCTGCGCGATCAGCCCGGCCGGGAACAGCGCGGCGAGGTCGTCGGGCCCGACCGGCTCCTTGGTGCCCGGGTGCAGATGCGGCGGGATCGGCGTATCGAGCTCGGCCGCCAGGTTGTACCAGTGGGTGGGCACCTCGACGGTGACCATGTCGGAATGGGAGGTGTCCACGGCGGGACGGAACTCGGAAGTCGTCATGCCCGTCACTGTAGTGGTCCCTGTGATCGGTCACACAGGTGGCATATGCCGGACACTGGGACGTATGAGCACTGCGAACGCATGGACCGCGCACGGCTTCTCCGGCCTCGACAGCTTCGTCTTCGGCCCGCGCGAGGTGCCCGCGCCCGGACCCGGCGAGATCACCGTGTCGGTCACCGCCGCCGGGGTGAATCCGGCCGACCTGAAGCACGTCCGGCGCGCGAGCGACCCGGCGCTGCTTCCGATGCCGATCGGGTACGAGATCGCCGGCACCGTGTCCGCCACCGGTCCGGGTGCGGTCCTCGGCTCGGGCGCCCCGGCGGCGATCGGCGACCGGGTCGCCGCCTTCCGGGTGCACGGCGGCTACGCCGAGGCGCTGACCGTTCCGGCGACCGATGCCTTCGCGCTCGACGCGCACGTCGACCATCGCGCGGCCGCCGGTCTGCTGCTCGCCGGATGCACCGCCGCCGAACTGCTGCATCGCAGCGGCGCGCGGCGCGGCGACACCGTCGTCGTGCACGGTGCTTCCGGTGCGGTCGGCACCGTCGTTCTGCAGCTGGCCCGCCGCGCCGGGATCACGGTGGTCGGCACCTGCGGCCCCGACCGGGAGGCCGACGTACGACGCTTCGGCGGCATCCCCGTCCCCCGCACCCCGAGCCCCGTTCCACGCCCCCTGAGCCCCGTCGAAGGGACTTCGCTCGCCGCCCGGATCCGGGCCGCCCCTCCCGGACCGATCATCGCCGCGCTCGACTGCGCGGGCACCCCCGAGGCGGTGGCCGCGAGCCTCGATCTGGTGCCGGACCGTTCCCGGATCCTCACCGTCGCGGCCCCCGCGGCCGCCCGCGAATACGGGTTCACCGCGCTCGCCGGCACCGCCCCGGACAGCGCCGCCTACCGCGATTCCGTACGCGCGCAACTGGTCTCTCTGCTCGGTACCGGTGAGCTGACGGTCCCGATCGCCCGCACCTTCGGCCTGTCGGAGGCCCGCGCCGCACTGGAACTGGTCGCCTCCGGTCACGCACACGGCAAGGTGGTCCTGCTCCCCTGAGCTCCCGCGGGCGCGGGCGGGTCCGTCCGCCCCGCCGGGATACAGTGAAGCGCCCGCCTGGCACACCCGAAAGGCGACCCGCACCGATGCATCTCGTCCGAATCTTCGGCCTGTCCTTCCTGGTCTCCCTCGCCGCACTGGTCGCGGCGTTCTTCTACGGCGGCACCACCGCCGTCCTGCTGACCCTGATCCTGGGCATCATGGAAGTGACGCTGTCGTTCGACAACGCCGTCATCAACGCGACCGTGCTGCAGCGGCTGAGCGAGTTCTGGCAGAAGATCTTCCTGACCGTCGGCGTGGTGATCGCCGTCTTCGGTATGCGTCTGGTGTTCCCGCTCGTCATCGTGTGGATCGCGTCGGGTAAGAACCCGTGGGATGCGCTCGACCTGGCACTGCACCCGCCCGCCGGCGGGGCCTCGCACTTCCCCGACGGTTCGCCGAGCTACCAGACCATGCTCACCGACGCGCACCCGCAGATCGCCGCCTTCGGCGGCATGTTCCTGTTGCTGCTCTTCCTCGATTTCCTCTTCGCGGACAAGGAGATCACCTGGCTGTCGTGGATCGAGCGGCCGCTGATCCGCATCGGCAGACTCGACCAGCTGTCGGTCGTCGTCGCGTCGACCCTGTTGCTGGTCACCGGCACCGTGATCGCCCCGGACGGCACCACCGGCACGGTGATGGTCGCCGGAGTCCTCGGCATGGTCACCTACATCCTGGTCAACGGCCTGGGTGACTTCTTCCACGTCGACGAGGAGGGCATCGAGGAAAGCCTCGACGACGCCCCGCGCCGCTCGGGGCCGTCGGACCTCGCCAGGGCGACCGGCAAAGCGGCGTTCTTCCTGTTCCTCTATCTCGAGGTGCTCGACGCGTCGTTCTCGTTCGACGGCGTCATCGGCGCGTTCGCCATCACCGCCGACCCGATCATCATCGCGCTGGGCCTGGGTCTGGTCGGCGCCATGTTCGTCCGCTCGCTCACCGTCTACCTCGTCCGCCAGGGCACGCTGTCGGAGTACGTCTACCTGGAACACGGCGCCCACTGGGCGATCGGCGCATTGGCACTGATCCTCTTCTACTCGATCGGCACCGAGGTGCCCGAGCTCGTCACCGGCCTGATCGGCGTGGTGCTGATCGGCGCCGCGCTGATCTCCAGCATCGTCCGCAAGCGCGCCCTGTCCGAACACTGAACTCCGTCCATTCGTTGACTGCGCCCTTCGACTCCGGTCAGGAGCCAGGTCCAGCAACCGATCAATCCGGAAGCATCGGGGCGTCGTCGCCGTGCTGTCGCCCCACCAGCCGCCCACGCGTCACCGCGTCACGACCGAACCGGGCCTTCAACTCGTCGATCGCCACGTCCAGCTCCGCCGCGTGGTCGTCGTCCACCGCGCCGGTCCGGCCGTCGAACGGCAGGGCCAGCTGCACCGCGTCGTACGACGACAAGTTGGTCAGCGAGAGCCCGATGAGCGTGCACCCGCGGTCGCGGATCAGCGGCAGCGCATCGTCGAACAGGCCTCGCGCGAGCGCGAGGAGGACCGCGGTCGAATCGGTGGGCTCACCGAGCGACCGCGACCGCGTCACCCTCGAGTAGTCGTCGAACCGCAATCGCAGGACGACGGTCCGGCACACCCGCCGCGCGCCACGCAGCCGCTTGCCCAGTCCATCGACGATGGCGAGCAGTGTCGCCTCGATGTCGCGTTCGGACTTGATCCGGCGCCCCAGCGCCCGTTGCGCACCGATGGACTTGCGGCGCCGCCCCGTCTCGACGCGGCGCGGATCGCGCGCCATCGCCAGCGCGTAGAGGTGGCGGCCGATGTTCTGACCGAGAAGCGCCGCCAGGCCCGACTCGCCGAACGCGGCCATGTCGCCGACGGTACGGATTCCGGCCGCGGTGAGCCGCTCCTCGGTCTTGCGACCCACACCCCACAGGCTGCGCACCGGCAGCGGGTGCAGGAAGGCCAGTTCACCGTCGGGCGGTACCTCGAGCAATCCGTCGGGCTTACCCGCCCCGCTGGCGACCTTCGCCAGAAACTTGGTCCGTGCGATGCCGACGGTGATCGGCAGCCCCACCTCGCCGCGGACCCGTTCGCGGAGCCGCGTGGCGATCTCCCGCGGGCTGCCGCTGATCTTCCGCAGACCACCGACGTCCAGGAACGCCTCATCGACCGAGATCCCCTCGACGATCGGCGTGGTGTCGCCGAAGACGTCGAACACCGCACGACTGGCCTCGACGTAGGCGGCGAAGCGCGGCGCGACGGTCACCGCCCGGCCCCGGCAGAGTGCGCGCGCCTCCCGGCCCGGCATCGGCGTCCGCACCCCGCACGCCTTGGCCTCGTAGCTCGCCGCCAGCACCACCCCGCCACCGACCAGAACCGGCCGCCCGCGCAATCCCGGGTCGTCCCGCTGCTCCACCGACGCGTAGAACGAATCCAGATCGGCATGGAGGATCGACGCCTCGCTCCGTCCGGCCCGCTCGATCCTCACTCCCGGATGGTCCCACCGCCCTCCGACAGAGAGCTCGGGCCGGGAGACCTTGCCGGCTGAGCAGGCCGAGGAACGAGACCACACCGAAGCCGGCCCACGACGACGCACCGGGGTGAGGCGGTTCCGCGGAGCCGCTCGCCCGTCCGACGAATTCGGCGGGCTCTCCGCGGACGACGCTCTCGGCTACTTCCGGCGGGCCTTCAACACCACGTCGTCCATGTGGCGCTGGTCGCTGACTCCACCCGCCGGGCGGCCGCGCGGCACGGTATCGAGGATCTGCACGTCGAGCAGGTCGGCGAAGCGGGCGGCGATGTCACCGGGCTGGACGTAGGCGTCGGGGTCGTGGCCGTGCGCGCGGATGCCCTCGGCGTCGTGCGCGACGACGAGCAACGTGCCGCCCGGCACCAGCGCGTCGACCAGCTTCTCGATCACGTCCATCCGCGCGATGTCGACCGGGAAGTAGTGCAGCGCAACAAGATCGAACCCGGCATCCCCGCTCCCCGCGCTCGTCGTCACGCTCCCCGAGCTTGTCGTTCCGCTCCCCGAGCTTGTCGAGGGGACCGGATCGACCGTGAGATCCGCCTGCCGCCACACGATGGTTTCACGTGAATCAATCGCGGCGGCCCGATCGAGCGCGACCTGCGAGATGTCCACGGCGACCACCGTCCAGCCCCGATCCGCGAGCCATCGCGCGTCCGCTCCCTCGCCGCTCCCGACGTCCAGCGCCCGGCCCGGCGCCAGGTCCGCGGCTTCGCGGATCAGGGCCGGGTTCGCCTGTGCCGTCCACAGCCGGTCCGCGCCGGAATAGCGCTCATCCCATTCGGCCGCGCTGTGCGGATTGCCGTCGTGCCCGTGCTCGTGACTCATACCCTCCACGGTATCCGGCAAACCCGATCCGTGCGCGCCGCCGGGGCGTGCGCGCACACTGGAACCCATGTCCCGCTCCCCACGCATCGGTGTCCAGCTCCAGCCCCAGCACGCCCCCGACTACGGCCTGATCCGCGACGCAGTGTTGCGCGCCGAGGACCTCGGCGTCGACGTCATCTTCAACTGGGATCACTTCTATCCCCTCTACGGGGACCCCGACGGCGCCCACTTCGAATGCTGGACCATGCTCGGCGCCTGGGCCGAGGAGACCGAACGCGTGGAGTTCGGCGCGCTGGTGACCTGCAACAGCTACCGCAACCCGGATCTGCTCGCCGACATGGCGCGCACCGTCGATCACATCTCCGGCGGCCGGCTGATCCTCGGCATCGGCAGCGGCTGGTTCGAGCGCGACTACACCGAGTACGGCTACGACTTCGGCACCAAGGGCAGCAGGCTCGACGCCCTCGCCGAGTCGCTTCCGCGAATCACCGATCGCCTCGGCAAGCTCAATCCCCCACCGGTGCGCGACATTCCGGTGATGATCGGCGGCGGCGGACCGCGCAAGACCCTGCCGCTGGTCGCGCGATATGCCGACATCTGGCATTCGTTCGTCAACGTCGAGACCTACCGCGAGAAGAGCGCCCTGCTCGCCGGCTACTGCGCCGATCTCGGGCGCGATCCGGGCGACATCGAGCGCTCCGCCGAGATCCGCTACCGGGGCGACGCCGGCGCGACCCTGAGCTTCGCCGACGCGATCAGTGCCGAGGGCGTCTCGCTGTTCACCGTCGCCACCGGCGGCCCCGACTACGACCTGACCGCCGCCAAACTCCTCTGCGACTGGCGCGACCGGAACCGGTAGTGGACGCGCCAGGTGGAGTTCCATCCGAGCTCCCCCGACCACGACCGGTCAGCCGTCACCGAACACGCCCCAGCAGAGACCGTTCCGCTGCGCCTGATCGGCGAGCACCAGCTGGCGCACGGCGGGAGGCAACAGCGCGCGCTGCCGGTCACGCTCGGCGAGCCTGACCTCGTCGCGTTCACCGGCCGGGGCGGCGGCCATCGCGGCCTTGATGGCGTAGGCGGCGGCCCCGAGATCGTGCTCGGCGACGTGACCGACGCACGCCGCCTGTCCGGCCGCGTGGGCGGCGAAGCGTGCGGCGCCGGTCAGCGGCCGGGCCGCTCCCATCGCATGGCCGCCGAGTGCCCGAGCCGCCATCATCGCCAGGTCTCCAGCGGCCCAGGCCCGGGCCGCCTCGATCGCCGCGCGCGGGCGGGCGTCCCCGGGACACGTCGCCTCGAACAAGCCGAGAACGCGCTCGGCGCAGGTGGCCGCCCAGAGTGCGAGCAGATGGTGGTCGTCGTCGGTGAGCGTGCCGCCGCGACGGATGGTGATCATCGCCGGATCGCGGACGGACGGCAGGATCACGCTCACTCCTGCGCCAGCGCGTGCCGGGCCGCGCGATACCCGCTCATGCCGTGCACGCCGCCGCCGGGCGCGGTGGCCGCCGAACACAGGTACACCCCCGGCACCGGTGTCGCCTGGGGCGTCGGCCGGACCACTGGCCTCGCCAGCAGCTGACGCAACGACGTTGCGCCGCAACCGATGTCGCCGCCGACGTTGTTGGCGTTGTACCGCTCGAGACCGGCGGCCGTGGTCACGATGGTGCCGCTCACCACGTCGCGGAAGCCCGGGGCGCACCGCTCGATCTGCTCGACGATCGCGTCCGAGCAATCCGCATCGCTCCCCGCCGGGACATGGCAGTACGCCCACGCCAGATGCGTGCCCGCGGGCGCACGCGTGGGATCGATCCGCGTCGGTTCGCCACCGAGCACCCAGGGGACGGACGGGATCCGGCCCGCGGCCACCGCGCGCTCGGACTCGGCGATCTGTCCGACATCGGCGGCCAGATGAAAGGTCGCCGTTCGGGAGAAGCGTTCGTCACGCCACGGAATCGGTTCGCGCAGCAGGAAATCCACCTTGCATGTGCCCGGCCCGTAGCGGAAGCGGCCGAGCGCGCGGCGGTACCGGGCCGGCAGCCGCTCCCCCACGATCGCCGCGAAGGCACGCGGCGAGGTGTCGAAGAACAGCCGGTCCGCCCGCGGCAGTTCGGCGAGACCGGTGATCCGGCGACCGGTCTCGATCGTGCCGCCGGCGGCGGTGACCACCGAGGCCAGCGCGTCGGAGATCGCCTGCGAACCCCCGCGCGCCACCGGCCACCCGGAGCCGGCGAGCGTCGCCAGCAGCAGTCCCGCGGCCGTCGACCCCGCGGACGACAGCGGACGGGCTCCGTGGGCGGCGATGCCGGCGAACAGGGCGCGCGTCGCGTCGTCGCGGAAGGCGCCGCGCGTGAACGCGCTCACCGACAGCGCGGCCGCCGCACCGAACCGGCCGAGCGCCAACGGATGCCGCGGTGGCGCGGGCAGTCCGAGGACGTCGTCGACCAGGCCGGGTGATTCCCCGGCCCACCCGACGGCCGCCGCCCACCGCCGCGCATCCCGGCCGAGTCCGGCCGCGCGTCGTTCACGATCCCGCGCGAGCCCGATCGCGTGGCCCGGCCCGAATCCGTGGACCACGGACAGGTCCGGGACCAGCCAGCGCAGCCCGTGGTCGGCGAGCGCGAGTCGCTCGAACGCGGGTGAGACGAAGCCGGTCGGGTGAACCGCCGAGCAGGCGTCCCGGCGGATCCCGGCGCCGAACGCCTCATCGGTGCGCGCACCGCCCCCGATCGTCTCGGCGGCCTCGCACACCAGTACCCGGTGACCCGCGCGCGCCAGCACGGCCGCCGCGGTGAGGCCGTTCGGTCCGGCGCCGACCACCACGTCGTCGTAGTCCATAGGACCCAGGCTTCCACACGGCGCCCGTCTCCCGGCGGCGTCGCCCGGCCCGACCGATTAGATTGATGCCATGCCTCCCGCTCGACGGCGCCCGGTCGCGCTGCCCGCCCTGAGTCTCGTCCTGGCGCTGTTCTTCGGTGCGCTCGGTGCCGCCCCCGCACGCGGCGACGCCCCGCTCCAGTTGCCCGCCGGGGAGCAGGTGGTCGATTCCGCGGACGCCCTGACTGTCGACCAGGAGAACCAGGTCAAGCAGGCGGTGACCAAGCTGTCGGCCGACGAGAACGTGCAGTTGTACGTGGTCTACGTGCGCAATTTCGACGGCAAATCACCCGCCGCCTGGGCACAGCAGACGCAGGATCTGAGCGAGATGAGCTACCGCGACATCCTCCTCGCGGTCTCCGTCGACGACCACAAGTTCTACTTCGGCAGCGCCGACGCCATCGACGACTTCCCCGCCTCCGACCTGCGCTCGATCGCCGATTCGGCGATCGCACCGGCCGTCCGCGACGGCAGATGGGAGAAGGCGGCACTCGACACCGCCCACGACCTCGATCGCACCAGCTCGCACCGGTGGATCTACCTGCTCATCGCCGTTCTCGTCGTCCTCGCGATCCTGGCCGGCATCGTGGCCGCGCTGTACCGCCGCAGCAAGCGGCGGCAAGCCGACGACGACGCCGAGGCCGCCATCGCCTCCGACGCCGTGCTCACCGTCGACGAACTGACCTCGCAGCCGATCGAGGTGCTCGATCCGTGGTCCGCGGAGGTCCTGACCAGTACCGACAACGCCGTCTCGGTCAGCGCGGACGAGCTGGCCCTGGCGGTCGAAGAGTCCGGCGACGACGCCGTCGCGCCGTTCCGCGCCGCCCTGACCACCGCGGAGAGCGCGCTCGCCGCGTCGTTCCGCCTGCGCCGCTCGTACGACGTGGACGCCGGCCTCGGCACCGCCGAACGGCACCGCCTCCTGGTCGAGATCATCAGCATGTGCTCGGACGCCGACGCGGCCCTCGACGAGCAGGTCCCGGCCTTCGACCGCCTGCGCGATCTGGTGACCGATGCCGGCGACCGGCTCGACGCGCTGGCCGACCGCTCGGCACGGCTGGCCGACCGGCTCGACGATGCCGCCGAGCACGAGGCCGCGGTCACCGGGTCGTCCGGCCGGGCCGTGGCCCAGTCGGTCGCCGGGAACGTCGCGCTGGCCCGCGAGCTGGTGCATTTCGCCGACGACAGCATCGGGCAGGGCCGCGAGGCCGGCACCGAGGCGGGCGGTCCGTCGACGGTGGCCGCGATCCGCTCGGCCGAGTGCGCGCTGGACACCGCGGGCAAGCTCCTCGATGCCCTCGCCGACGCCGAACTTAACCTCGCTCTGGTCGGCGAGGCGACGGAGGGCTCCCCGGTCGCCACCGCCACGGTGAGCGCCGCCGAGAGCTTCATCGACACCCGGCGCGGTGCCGTCGGCACACAGGCGCGCATCCGGCTCTCCGAGGCCGAACGGCTGCTCGACGCGGCCGAGCGGACCGACGGTCCGGAGGAGGCGGCCGCCTCGACTGCGGCGGCACTCGCCCATGCACTGGAGGCGCTGTCCCTCAGCGGGCGGGACGTCGAGGCGTGGCGGGTGTCGTCCGACGACGGCGGCCCGGTGCTGACGGGGGTGCTGGTCGACGCGGTGGTCTCGACCGGCCCGCAGTCCGCGCCGACGGAGATCGGCCGGGGCGGTTTCACCATCGGTGGTCGTACCCCGGGCTCCTTCGGCGGGACCGAGACGTCCGGGCGGATCGCCACCGGGGGCCGTCACTGACGGGTCCGGTGCAAGCGGACCCGAGGACTACTTTTACTTAGCTAACCTAAGTATTAGACTGGAGTCGTGACCGAAGCCGACCCCGCCGCGATCGGACGCCTGCGCGCCGCCGTGACCCGCCTGTATCTCTCGCTGCGCCGCAACTCGCCCAGCACCGAGCTGACCGCGGCACACGCCTCGGCGATCGCGACGCTCACCGATCACGGACCGATGCGGATGGGCGACTTCGCCCAGCGCGAATCGATCCGGATGCCCTCGGCGACCACACTCATCGACACCCTGGCCCGCAAGGAGATGGTGCAGCGCCGGCCGGACCCGGACGACCGGCGCGCCGTGCTCGTCGAACTGACCGACCAAGGCCGCGAAGCCGTCGCCGAACTCCGCACGCACCGCGACGAGGTGCTCGCGGCCGCCGTCGAATCGCTCCCGCCGGAACACCGTGCCGCGCTGATCGACGCCCTTCCCGCCCTCACCGCACTGCAAGCAGCCCTGGAGCGGTGCCCCGGTCGCGATTCCGGCGAGTGAGGCCCGGTTCTCCCCACCCCGTGTCGCGGGCCCTCCACGGTGCCGCGGGTCCCGCATGGGCCGCGACGCGGAGCTGGACCCGCGACACACGTCGCAGGCCCACCGCTTGAGCCGCCGGTAGAGTCGCGTCCATGCCGACCGCCCTCGTCACCGGAGCCAGCCGCGGTGTCGGCGCCGCGATCGCCCGGGTCCTCGCCGACACGCACGAGCTGATCCTCGTCGGCCGCGACGGTGCCGCGCTCGACTCCGTCGCCGCCGACGTCGGGGCCGCCGCGGTCCTGCGGGTGGACCTCACCGACCACGACGCCCTCGCGCGCGCCGTCGCCCCGATCGACGAACTCGACGCACTGGTGCACTCCGCCGGAATCGCGAGCACGCTGCGGCCGGTCGGCGACACTCGAGCGAGCGAATGGCGCGACCTGATGGAGATCAACGTCATCGCCGCCGCCGAGCTCACCCGGCTTCTGCTGCCCGGCCTGCGGGCCCGGCGCGGCCACCTCGTCTTCCTCAATTCGGGTGCGGGCCAGAACGTGCGCGCCGACTGGACTCCCTACGCCGCCAGCAAGTTCGCCCTTCGCGCACTCGCCGACGGGATCCGCGCCGAGGAGCCGGGCCTGCGCGTCACGTCGATCTACCCCGGGCGGATCGATACCGACATGCAGCGCGGCATCGTCGCCCTGGAGGGCCGGCCCTACGACGCCTCGCAGTTCCTCAGTCCGGAGACGGTGGCCCTGGCCGTCGCCCAGACGATCGCCGCTCCGCCGGACGCGAATCCGACAGACCTGACCCTGCGCCCCCGCGGCCGATAGGCACGCACGCGCGCCCCACC
The nucleotide sequence above comes from Gordonia sp. PP30. Encoded proteins:
- the argG gene encoding argininosuccinate synthase produces the protein MSKVLSSLPIGERVGIAFSGGLDTSVAVAWMREKGAVPCTYTANLGQYDEPDIDSVPGRALQYGAELSRLVDCREALVEEGIAALQCGAFHIRTAGKVYFNTTPLGRVVTGMLLVRAMKEDGVNIWGDGSTYKGNDIERFYRYGLMANPGLQIYKPWLDTDFVEELGGRTEMSEWLLARDLPYRDSTEKAYSTDANILGATHEAKVLEHLNQGLDIVDPIMGVAAWRDDVEVPTEEVTLEFEQGRPVAINGERFDSIVDLMMKTNEIGGRHGLGVSDQIENRIIEAKSRGIYEAPGMALLHIGYERLVNAIHNEDTVANYHNEGRRLGRLMYEGRWMDSQALMLREALVRWVASAITGEVTVRLRRGDDYQFLNTTGPALSYHPDKLSMERVGDSAFGPSDRIGQLTMRNLDIADSRARLEQYAQLGIVGGSTAELVGELTEGGAAAIAGGEGPEDPAEVALDRAAMEFGVD
- a CDS encoding TrpB-like pyridoxal phosphate-dependent enzyme, which codes for MTTSEFRPAVDTSHSDMVTVEVPTHWYNLAAELDTPIPPHLHPGTKEPVGPDDLAALFPAGLIAQEVTGEVYVEIPEAVREIYKMWRPSPLFRARNFEKALNTKARIYVKYEGVSPVGSHKTNSAVAQAYYNSVDGVKKLTTETGAGQWGSALAFAGAQFGIDVEVWQVRASYDSKPYRGYLIRTYGGTLHPSPSDLTESGRAMLAKDPNTTGSLGMAVSEAVEVAAQNDDTRYALGSVLNHVVLHQSVIGQEAVEQLYAVEPGGADVVFGCAGGGSNLAGLSFPFLREKIHGRSNPRIVAAEPAACPSITQGEYRYDHGDVAGLTPLLKMHTLGMDFVPDPIHAGGLRYHGMAPALSHTVELGLVEGTAISQHDAFSAGVQFARTQGIVPAPESTHAIAACAAHVANSDTEEVVVIGLSGHGQLDLPAYAAFLDEEF
- a CDS encoding NADP-dependent oxidoreductase, coding for MSTANAWTAHGFSGLDSFVFGPREVPAPGPGEITVSVTAAGVNPADLKHVRRASDPALLPMPIGYEIAGTVSATGPGAVLGSGAPAAIGDRVAAFRVHGGYAEALTVPATDAFALDAHVDHRAAAGLLLAGCTAAELLHRSGARRGDTVVVHGASGAVGTVVLQLARRAGITVVGTCGPDREADVRRFGGIPVPRTPSPVPRPLSPVEGTSLAARIRAAPPGPIIAALDCAGTPEAVAASLDLVPDRSRILTVAAPAAAREYGFTALAGTAPDSAAYRDSVRAQLVSLLGTGELTVPIARTFGLSEARAALELVASGHAHGKVVLLP
- a CDS encoding DUF475 domain-containing protein; translated protein: MHLVRIFGLSFLVSLAALVAAFFYGGTTAVLLTLILGIMEVTLSFDNAVINATVLQRLSEFWQKIFLTVGVVIAVFGMRLVFPLVIVWIASGKNPWDALDLALHPPAGGASHFPDGSPSYQTMLTDAHPQIAAFGGMFLLLLFLDFLFADKEITWLSWIERPLIRIGRLDQLSVVVASTLLLVTGTVIAPDGTTGTVMVAGVLGMVTYILVNGLGDFFHVDEEGIEESLDDAPRRSGPSDLARATGKAAFFLFLYLEVLDASFSFDGVIGAFAITADPIIIALGLGLVGAMFVRSLTVYLVRQGTLSEYVYLEHGAHWAIGALALILFYSIGTEVPELVTGLIGVVLIGAALISSIVRKRALSEH
- the dinB gene encoding DNA polymerase IV; protein product: MRIERAGRSEASILHADLDSFYASVEQRDDPGLRGRPVLVGGGVVLAASYEAKACGVRTPMPGREARALCRGRAVTVAPRFAAYVEASRAVFDVFGDTTPIVEGISVDEAFLDVGGLRKISGSPREIATRLRERVRGEVGLPITVGIARTKFLAKVASGAGKPDGLLEVPPDGELAFLHPLPVRSLWGVGRKTEERLTAAGIRTVGDMAAFGESGLAALLGQNIGRHLYALAMARDPRRVETGRRRKSIGAQRALGRRIKSERDIEATLLAIVDGLGKRLRGARRVCRTVVLRLRFDDYSRVTRSRSLGEPTDSTAVLLALARGLFDDALPLIRDRGCTLIGLSLTNLSSYDAVQLALPFDGRTGAVDDDHAAELDVAIDELKARFGRDAVTRGRLVGRQHGDDAPMLPD
- a CDS encoding class I SAM-dependent methyltransferase produces the protein MSHEHGHDGNPHSAAEWDERYSGADRLWTAQANPALIREAADLAPGRALDVGSGEGADARWLADRGWTVVAVDISQVALDRAAAIDSRETIVWRQADLTVDPVPSTSSGSGTTSSGSVTTSAGSGDAGFDLVALHYFPVDIARMDVIEKLVDALVPGGTLLVVAHDAEGIRAHGHDPDAYVQPGDIAARFADLLDVQILDTVPRGRPAGGVSDQRHMDDVVLKARRK
- a CDS encoding LLM class F420-dependent oxidoreductase, with amino-acid sequence MSRSPRIGVQLQPQHAPDYGLIRDAVLRAEDLGVDVIFNWDHFYPLYGDPDGAHFECWTMLGAWAEETERVEFGALVTCNSYRNPDLLADMARTVDHISGGRLILGIGSGWFERDYTEYGYDFGTKGSRLDALAESLPRITDRLGKLNPPPVRDIPVMIGGGGPRKTLPLVARYADIWHSFVNVETYREKSALLAGYCADLGRDPGDIERSAEIRYRGDAGATLSFADAISAEGVSLFTVATGGPDYDLTAAKLLCDWRDRNR